From a single Acidiferrobacteraceae bacterium genomic region:
- a CDS encoding 4a-hydroxytetrahydrobiopterin dehydratase: protein MAEETSDLKRMRCQACEGGVEPLTRDDAEVFLRQTPGWTISGDSKEISRTYIFKNFYETMAFVNALAWIAHVEDHHPDFEVGYKTCDVRYSTHAIKGLSVNDFICAAKVNGLIGE, encoded by the coding sequence GTGGCTGAAGAGACGTCCGATCTCAAACGCATGCGCTGCCAGGCCTGCGAGGGTGGCGTCGAGCCACTGACGCGGGACGATGCCGAGGTCTTTCTCCGGCAGACGCCCGGCTGGACCATCTCCGGAGACAGCAAGGAGATCAGTCGTACCTATATTTTCAAAAACTTCTACGAGACCATGGCGTTCGTCAATGCACTGGCGTGGATCGCCCATGTGGAAGACCATCACCCCGATTTCGAGGTCGGGTACAAGACCTGCGACGTGCGTTACAGCACCCATGCCATCAAGGGCCTGTCCGTCAATGATTTCATCTGCGCGGCCAAGGTCAACGGCCTGATCGGGGAATAG